The following proteins are encoded in a genomic region of Brachypodium distachyon strain Bd21 chromosome 1, Brachypodium_distachyon_v3.0, whole genome shotgun sequence:
- the LOC100834237 gene encoding cullin-4: protein MSHPHATAPKRPFSSASPSPTSPAPPHMKKAKLPASSSSSAGPTEKNGLHLDPTAAAAVRGSGRTNGEEDAEMLLADQDELRAPSASVPGGVTANLFRKKATLPQPSATSATRKPLRIKIGQPKLPKNFEEDTWAILKDAITAIFLKQKLSCDVEKLYQAAGDLCLHKLGANLYERVKKECEIHIAAKISALVGQSPDLVVFLSLVHRTWQDFCDQMLIIRGIALLLDVKYVKNIANLCSVWDMGLQLFRKHVSLSPEIEHKTVTGLLRLIESERLGEAIDKTLLSHLLKMFTDLGMYSETFEKPFLECTSQFYATEGVKYLQQSDIPDYLKHVESRLQEEHERCIMYLEANTRKPLIATTEKQLLHRHTSAIIEKGFTMLMEANRVKDLWRMYTLFQRVDAIEMLKQALSLYIRGTGQGIIMDEEKDKDLVPFLLEFKASLDKILEESFAKNESFSNTIKESFEHLINLRQNRPAELIAKFLDEKLRAGNKGTSEEELEGILDKVLVLFRYIQGKDVFEAFYKKDLAKRLLLGKSASIDAEKSMITKLKTECGSQFTNKLEGMFKDIELSKEINDSFKQSSQARTKLPTGIEMSVHVLTTGYWPTYPPMDVKLPHELNVYQDIFKEFYLSKYSGRRLMWQNSLGHCVLKVEFPKGRKELSVSLFQSVVLMLFNDAQKLSFLDIKDSTGIEDKELRRTLQSLACGKVRVLQKTPKGRDVDDKDEFVFNDEFSAPLYRIKVNAIQMKETVEENTSTTERVFQDRQYQVDAAIVRIMKTRKTLSHTLLITELFQQLKFPIKPADMKKRIESLIDREYLERDRSNPQIYNYLA, encoded by the exons ATGTCTCACCCCCACGCCACCGCCCCCAAGCGGCCCTTTTCCTccgcctctccctctcccacctcccccgcgccgccgcacatGAAGAAGGCCAAGcttcccgcctcctcctcctcctccgccggccccACCGAGAAGAACGGGCTCCACCTCGAcccgacggccgccgccgccgtccggggcAGTGGCCGCACtaacggcgaggaggacgcggaGATGCTGCTCGCTGACCAGGACGAGCTCCGCGCTCCCAGCGCATCGGTGCCCGGGGGCGTCACGGCCAACCTATTCCGCAAGAAGGCCACGCTGCCGCAGCCATCTGCCACCTCTGCCACACGCAAGCCCCTCCGCATCAAAATAG GCCAGCCAAAATTGCCTAAAAACTTTGAGGAGGATACTTGGGCTATTTTGAAGGATGCTATTACAGCTATATTTCTCAAGCAGAAGCTTTCATGTGACGTTGAGAAACTTTATCAG GCAGCTGGTGATCTTTGTCTACACAAGCTAGGGGCAAATCTATACGAGCGTGTCAAGAAAGAATGTGAAATACATATAGCGGCAAAAATATCAGCTTTAGTGGGTCAAAGTCCAGATTTGGTTGTATTTTTGTCGTTGGTGCATAGAACATGGCAAGATTTTTGCGACCAGATGTTGATTATTCGTGGTATTGCTTTACTTCTTGATGTAAAATATGTCAAGAATATTGCAAATCTTTGTTCTGTGTGGGATATGGGGCTCCAGCTGTTCCGCAAGCATGTGTCACTGTCTCCAGAGATTGAACACAAAACCGTTACTGGTCTTTTAAGATTGATTGAGAGCGAGAG GCTTGGTGAAGCAATAGATAAGACATTGCTTAGTCATCTTCTGAAGATGTTTACTGATCTTGGAATGTATTCTGAGACTTTTGAAAAGCCTTTTCTTGAATGCACTTCTCAGTTTTATGCTACTGAAGGTGTCAAATATTTGCAACAATCTGATATTCCAGACTACCTGAAACACGTGGAG TCAAGATTGCAAGAAGAACATGAGAGGTGCATTATGTATTTGGAAGCTAACACGAGGAAGCCACTTATCGCAACTACAGAAAAACAATTGCTACATAGACATACATCTGCAATTATTGAGAAG GGATTTACAATGCTTATGGAAGCAAATCGTGTAAAGGACCTCTGGAGGATGTACACCCTTTTCCAGAGGGTTGATGCCATTGAGATGCTAAAGCAAGCTCTTAGTTTATATATCCGGGGCACTGGCCAGGGCATTATCATGGACGAAGAGAAAGACAAAGATTTGGTTCCCTTTCTTCTGGAATTTAAGGCATCTCTTGATAAAATATTGGAAGAAAGTTTTGCCAAAAATGAGTCTTTCTCGAATACTATAAAGGAGTCATTCGAGCATCTTATCAATCTACGCCAG AACCGACCTGCTGAATTGATTGCAAAGTTTCTTGATGAGAAACTCCGAGCTGGAAATAAAGGTACCTCAGAAGAAGAACTGGAGGGAATACTTGATAAAGTTTTGGTTCTGTTCCGATATATACAA GGAAAAGATGTATTTGAGGCATTCTACAAGAAGGATCTGGCTAAGAGGTTGCTGCTGGGGAAAAGCGCATCAATAGATGCTGAAAAGTCAATGATTACAAAG CTCAAAACTGAATGTGGAAGTCAATTTACCAACAAACTGGAGGGAATGTTCAAG GACATTGAATTATCCAAAGAAATAAATGATTCTTTCAAGCAATCATCTCAGGCAAGGACAAAGCTTCCCACTGGAATTGAAATGAGCGTCCATGTGCTTACAACAGG CTACTGGCCGACATATCCACCAATGGATGTAAAACTCCCACATGAACTTAATGTTTATCAG GATATATTTAAGGAGTTCTATTTGAGTAAGTACAGTGGAAGGCGTCTGATGTGGCAAAATTCTTTGGGTCACTGTGTCTTGAAAGTAGAGTTCCCTAAAGGTAGAAAGGAGCTTTCAGTGTCATTGTTTCAG AGTGTAGTTTTGATGTTATTCAATGATGCGCAAAAGCTAAGCTTCCTCGACATAAAAGATTCAACTGGTATCGAGGATAAAGAATTGAGAAGAACACTGCAGTCACTTGCGTGTGGTAAAGTTCGGGTTCTCCAAAAG ACACCAAAAGGGCGAGATGTAGATGATAAGGACGAATTTGTATTTAATGACGAATTTAGTGCCCCTCTTTATCGCATAAAG GTGAATGCGATTCAGATGAAGGAGACAGTAGAAGAAAACACGAGCACCACTGAGAGAGTATTCCAAGATCGTCAGTATCAG gTTGATGCGGCCATAGTTCGAATTATGAAGACGAGGAAAACCCTCAGCCACACTCTTCTAATAACCGAGCTCTTTCAGCAG CTCAAATTCCCGATCAAGCCAGCGGATATGAAGAAAAGAATAGAGAGCCTAATCGATAGGGAGTACTTGGAGAGAGACCGGAGTAACCCCCAGATATACAATTACCTGGCTTGA